From the Nodularia sphaerocarpa UHCC 0038 genome, the window AAATCAGATATGGGTAGTCTTTGGGAATTGATGGCTGGTTGACTCAAATGATTATATGGGAGTCTGACACCGAGTAATTCTAACTCAATGGTAGTATTACCATTAAAGTGATTCTCTCGCAGCTTGTAAGCGATATCGACTCGCGGAGGTAGGGGGAAATAGTCTTGCCAACGCCAGGCGATCGCTTTAATTTTATACTGTTGATCATTAATAGTTTGGCTCAGTGTCAATTTAATGTGACCTTTACCCACAATTTTTTGCTCAATCACTTGTACCCCAGATGTCCAGAATAAGGGATCGGGGTTCTCCATACCGCAGGGATGAAGAGCATTAATTTGTTGGTAAAGTGGCTGATTGAGTTGATTGAAATCAGCTTCAGCATCAATTTTGAGTAGTGGTTTCAGGTGATGTAGTTCTAGACACTGATTAGCAAACTCAGATAAACGCGATCGCAATATCGGCAAATTCTCCACTGGGAAGGAAAAACCCCCTGCGGCTTTGTGTCCGCCAAATTTACCCAATAAATCGTGACAATATTGTAACGCATCAAACACATTAAACTCAGGAATCCCACGGGCAGAACCGCGAATATGTTTCTCGTCTTCATAAGTGCCAATAAACACAGGCACACCGTAGCGCTCCACCAAGCGAGAGGCGACAATGCCAATGACACCGTGATGCCAATTAGGTTGTATAACTACTAATACTCGGTCTGTGGGAAGTTCAGATACAAATTCTGCTTCTACATAGGCGATCGCCTCCTGTTCAATTTCCTCGCACATTTGCTGACGGCTGATGTTCGTTAACTCACACTGCGTCGCCCGTTCGAGTGCGATCGCCATATCATCAGTAGTTAATAATTCAATCACAGTCTGAGGATCACCAATGCGACCAATAGCATTAATTCTTGGTCCCAACCGAAAGCCGATATCTTCAGGCTTTAAAGATTTAGGAGATGAGGGAGAGGGAAACAATCCCAAATTCTTCCCCCCTGCTCCCTGCTCCCTGCTCCCTGCTCCCTCTTCCCTTGCTTGTAACCCAGCCACTTGAATTAAAGCCTTGATTCCTGGTAAATTAGACTTAGGTAAATGCTTTAAACCACGTTTTACCCAGCGACGGTTTACCCCCGTTAAAGGAGCTAAGTCTGCAATGGTTCCCAGTGTAAATAAGGCTAACATCGGCTGAACTAAGCCTTTAATCTCTCCTAACTGTTGTGCTAGAGATACCGCTAAAATGTAAGCGACACCCACACCCGCAACACCCCGATAAGGTGAAGATTCAGCGATGAGTTTAGGATTGAGGATGGCGTTAGCTGGGGGTAATTTTGGGGGGATGTCGTGGTGGTCTGTGACAATCACATTTAGACCAAGTTCTCTGGCTCTGGCGATGGGTTCATAAGCGGAAATCCCATTATCTACAGTCAGAATTAATTCTACACCTTCACTGTGAAATTCTTCAACAATGCGTTTGTTAATCCCATAACCATCGTGCATTCGGCTAGGGATAGCATAATCCACTTGCGCGCCTAAACTGCGGAGACTACGCAACAGTAAAGCCGTGCTAGTCATACCATCAGCATCATAATCACCACAGATAGCAATTTTAGCTTGAGATGCGATCGCCTGTTGCAATAACTCCACACTCGCCGCCAAATCGGGAAATTCTTCCAAAGGTGAAGGTAAAACCACAGACTCTGGATTTAAAAAAGCTTGTGCTGCTTCTAGGGTAGTGATACCACGATTAATCAATAACTGGCTAATAATCGGGGAAACATTGGTCAGCATCGCCAGATTTTGGGCAAATTCTGGTTGCTGCGGATAAAATTCCCAGCGCTGATTAGGTAAATGCTTCTCAGTTGTTGTTGGTTTTGGGAAAGTTTGATTGAGCATCAATAGAAATTTAAAGTATTAATTTTTGAGTGTTGTATGAACAAGATTTGTGATCTGTAGAGACGTTCCATGGAACGTCTCTACATTTAAATTCATATTTGGTTTCACAACGCCGTAAATCTGATTAAACCACTCTTTATTCCCCTAATTCCAAGGAACAATTTCCAAATGAACCACTGCTTTTTTCCCCAACACTCTTTTAGCTCGTTCAGGTAAGACAATATCAGCTAAGAAAATATCTCCATTACGATCAAGGGTCATGGGAATGTGCGGTTCTTCACTGTCATAATTCCAAGTATACTTAGCCGTGTATACACCATCCACAGGTGTGACATCGACGATCAGATAATCAGACCAAAGGGGTAGTTTGTCGATATGGCTACCAAACAACCAGTTGCGCGGCTCGTTTTGAGTAAAGGAATGCAAAGCTAATCTAATCGCATATCTACAAGTAGAATCAGCACTAGCTGAGTAGCTGGGAACCATGAAAGCTGTAAATAGGGGGATAGGTTTTTCCCTAGTTAACTCTAGTGTAATGGGACAATAATGCTCGATTGTTTGTTCATGTATAGCCACAGGAAGACCACGCAGCGCCGTTCGGACTTCCATCTGATAAAAAGTATGATTGCGATCGCCTAAATCGACATCACGAAGAGATAATTGAACCTTGAGATCACCAAAGAAAAAGCGTTGCAGATTTTGATAAGCTTCTTCCGAGTTAACCATTCCATAACGCCCACCATGAGTCCGATGAATATAGGCGCGATGTGATTGTTTGACATAGGCTTTCTCAATTTGAACTAGACCATCACTTTGAGAGCCTACAGCCTTTTGTGCAACACCACCACCTGCTTCGTAATCACGGGCGTTTGTCCCAATAATAGAAAAAACCCGGTCTGCTGGAAAAGAGTCATTCAGGCTTTGAGCATCAAAATTATCAGGTAACAACAGTTTTTGCTGTGTTTTAGGTGTCAAATATTCATACATCCGCCGGAGTCCAAAGTCATCCATATTATTTAATCTGAGTGTGTCGATAATTTTTTCGATTAAGCCACGCCCCATCTCAAAATGAATGCCACCATGAGGTGTACCATAGGTTAAGAATTTATCAATATGATCAATAGCTTTCTCCTCCTTCTCTGGATAAATCTTCTGGATCAGACTGCGACAAACCAGACCCCCCATAGAGTGAGCAATTAAGTAAACTTTGGAAGCACCTGTTTTAGATTTAACAGTAGTGATTAATTCTCTTAAACCCTCTGCTATTTGCTCCATTGACAGTCTGATGGCTTTCTCGGAACCAAAGCTTTGGGTAGTTTCATCATAAAATCGGTAGATCCAAATAGATTTCCAGTAATTTTGCAACTGCTGATCGTGATGATCGTCAAAAACAGGACGATAACCGTGATCAGTGATTAGCCGCAGTAGTGGACTCTCGAAAAAAAACCGCTCCGGTTTTCCTTCCGCACCCACCCGAATATGTGCCGAGCCATAATTGAATCCATAAAATGGATCTTCAACCGTTTGCTCAACGTCTTTATCTGAGCCAGCATATCCGCGTACATAGATGATTGGTAAATATTTCATGATTATTTGCTTTTTTAAGGTTAAATTTAGGTTTCAGCCGCAGTAGCAATTAAAACCTACCAGAAGATATATTTTTTAACATAATTTTGTGATGATTTGTATTATTTAAGCTAAAATCAGCGAATCAAGGATTTGTGCATGAGATTTATATGAAAAAGCTGGCGCTAACTGCGGCAATCAGCCTGTGCTTAGGTTTACTGATCAGTGAGCCGGTAAAAGCTGCCAAATTGACCGTGAATCCCACAGTTACTTTTGAAGTCATAGATGGTGGGTTTTTAGGGACTTTCGATGGCTTAGGTGATGAGATTTTTCCTAATAATTTTGATACTGTAGTTTTAGGCTTTGAAGGAGAATCGGCAGAATTTGCAGAATTTGATTTGACTGCATTCTCTATCCCACCTTTAGAATCAATTACTAATGTTATTTTTCAAGCTCAAATATTTAGCACACAAACCTTTGGTCTTGGCTCTCCTGGTGGTGTTCCACCCAATAATCTGGGAGTATTTGGGTATGTAGGGAATGGGGAACCCGACGCATCTGACTTACAGGCAAGTACACTGTTAAATACAGTTGATACATCAACCGCTAGTGGTGGTGAAATTCTGCGTTTTGATGTGACTTCCTTTGTGCAGAATCTAATTAACAATGGTGATACATTTGTTGGTTTAGCAGTCCGCGCCCAAGACCCAGGCGGTTTAACATTAGGTGGTGCGAATTTCCCTGGGATAACTCCAACACTAATCATCACAACCGTTCCTGAATCTTCTACTAGTTTAAGTTTATTAGCCTTTGGTTTTTTAGGTATAGGAGCAATGCGAAAACGCTCAGTTCGGCTTTGAGGAAAAATTGGCGATTTACTCAATAGTCGCTCCTTCTAACCAAACCTCCCCATCATTCGCAAGTAACTTTTCTGCTGCTTCTAGCATCGATGCGGCGATATCTTTTAAATCTTCACGATTATTCAAGTAAGTTTTTAACGCTGACCTGGGGTCAATACTGCTACTGGCGGTCAATTCCGGGATTCTGGGTCGAGCTAACTGGCTAACTAATTCTGCTTGAATGGTATAATTGTGTGCTGGAGTTAAGGCTGTATGGATGGAAGCGCTATCAATTATATCCATCTGTTCAGAACGGAGTTTATAAATTAACCGCACTACCGCATCTTCTATATTATGTTTAGCGATCGCCTTCATTAAAGCAGCTTGCGGATCTTCGGCTTTGGAAATATCCACCTCTATAGTGCGGAAAGTCCGCACCGGTAAAGGACAAAACTCCCAATTAGCGCTTCCTCGCTCCAGTTCTATCATCACATAGCCTTTATCTTCTTTTTCTTCGCTAAAATCAACCCGCTCAATACTTCCGGGATAAATCACAGGCGGGTTATTGGATTTATTCAAATTCTGGTGACGGTGGACGTGTCCTAATGCGACATAATCAAAACAAGGTCGCGTCAGCAAAGATAAAGGTAAAGTAAAACCCTTACCCACAGCTAAAAACCGCTCCGCGCCTAAAGTCGCATTATCAGCCATCAAGTGAGCCAAAAGCACAGTGGGAACATCAGGGTCAAGACGGCGAATTTCTCCTTCTAAAACCACTTGTAAACGTTCTGTTAAAAGTTCATTGACTTCAGCCAAAGAGGACTTTTCCGTTTCCTGACGAGTCATCAAAGTGGAACGGGTGAGCCAAGGTAAAGTAATTACTTGGACTTTTCCATTACGAGTTTCGATATTGTGAGTCGTTAAAGTATCACCCACCACAAAACCCCTAACTCCCAAGGTGCGGTAAATATTTAAACTCGCTCCTCCTACTCCTTGGGAATGTTGGTCGTGGTTCCCGACTAACAGCACTGTGGGAATGTCTGCATCCACGAGCCGGCGAAACTGACTCGCAAAGGCTTCTTGCACATATGGCGCTGGGGTCGCATCTGGGAAAGCATCACCGCCAAATATTACTAAGTCTACTGTATCTTCTATCGCTCGGTCAATACATCGGGATAAGGTCTTGACAAAATCCTCTAATCGTGTATTTAGTCCTGTGGCGGGATTCATGCGTCCGTGGGAGAAACCGCTTCCCATGTGGATGTCGGAGAGATGCAGGATTTTAATCATATTTATTAGGTATGAGAGGATGTTTGTTGATCATACTCATTAGTTATGGTTTCCTCGCCAGTATCCAATATGATTGTGTCACGCAGAGGCGCAGAGGCGCAGAGAGGAAGAGTTAAAGAGATTTAATTTTGGTATTTCATGTTCTGATTCAGCAATTCCCCAAAAGTGCATACATTTACATACTTGTCAACGGTCATTAGATAAAGGTTACGGTCGGATTTTTAAATTTTGTATTAAGAAAATTAACGCTATTTTAATTTTTATAGCGCTTTTATGTATATTTATGCGGTGACTGATAAGTTAAGGGAATCATAAAAAATTACGGATTTTACAAAAATGAATAATTCAAATCTGCCTAATCAATTGGGTCAATCGATGATTATGGGTGCTTTAATCCTTTTGACCAGCGTTAGCGTTATCGCCATTATGAATTTGTTCTAAGGGTAAAAACTGTAAATTTTAGCAAACAACATCCATAAAGCCCTGCTGAATCCTGAGTGGGGTTTTTACTTTTCTTAATAAAATGCTTTACACAATAATATAATTAGGCGAGCTTTTATGAGTCTGAAAAAACAAAATATTTGTAGGTTGGGTTGAGGCTTTGCAAACCCAACAAAACCAGGGACTATTGGCGTTGGGTTTCACTTCGTTCTACCCAACCTACAATTTTCTTAATATTTTTCTGTCACCGTTCTGCTATAGCTCACCGCGAAATTCTTTAGATGTTACAGTTTACAAGTCTCGACGCGAGATAAGAGACTCAACATCCTCATATCCCACCCCCAATTATTACCCCCCATACTCCCAACCGGCCAAGCACCCCATCCATCACCAATTCCCCAAGCCAAAGGGAGGTGAGCATTCGGTGCTATGATATCAAAAGTAATATCTGTGTAGTACAACCAGTTTCCGCCTTTTCTCCATCCTACCTTGTCCCCAAAGGCTTCCCAAATTTGTCCGCCATCCCCCAAACTTTGATAAATGCGTTTCTGCAACCAAAAACCAAAGCGCCCATTGCTATATTTTACCCACAACTGGTCAATAGTGCGGAGGTCTTCACAGGGAAAATTATCAATACTTTCAACATTTAACCAACCTTCGTTTTCCCGGTTCACCACCGCTAGCATTACCCGCGTTGTTTCCGTATCTGCTTCTTTCCACTTACCCGCCGCTAACAGCTGCTCCAGTATTTTATACTGGCTAGGTATGGTAGCAGGTGGTGCAGAAACCTCAGATGGTGGTGAAGTAACTGATTGAACAGGATTCACAGGATTAATAACTTCTGGAACACACAGTTTACAACTCTCGACACGAGACAAGATATGTCCCACCCATCCACCACCCACATTCCCAATGCTCCATGAGCCTACAACACCCAAAGGGAGGTGTGCTTCTGGTGCTGTGATGTCAAAAATAATATCTCCCCAATTCAACCAGCTTTTTTCTTTTCTCCATCCTACCCTCTCTCCAAAAGGTTCCCATACCTTTAAGTCGCACTCTTTCGTTCCCCCCAAGCTTTGATAAATCCGCTTCTGCACAGAAAAGCCAAAGCGCCCATTGCTATATTTAACCCACAACTGGTCAATAGTGCGGAGGTCTTCACAGGGAAATTTATCAGTAGTTTTACTATCTAACCAACCTTTGTTTTCCCGCTTCGCCACTGCTAACATTACCCGCCTTGTTTCCTCGTCCGCTTCTTTCCACTTACCCAGAGCGAGTAAGTCACGCAAATGACTATAGTCCATTCCCACAGATGATTTTAGTCCCCCGTCCTCGCTTGCGGGGAGGGAGTACAAGTCTCGACGCGAGAGAAGAGACCAAAAATTGCATTGCGGAGTAGACCGCTTATCCCCAATTTTGTCACTCAAATACGGAAGGTGGGCTTCTGGTGCTGACATATTAAAAGTAATATGCTTGTAGTACAACCAGCCTCCTCTTTTTCTCCATCCAATTTTGTCCGCAAAGCCTTTCCATATATCATAACTATATTCTGTTGTTCCCCCCAAGCTTTGATAAATCCGCTTCTGAACAGAAAACCCAAAGCGCCCGTTACTGTATTTAACCCACAACTGGTCAATGGTGCGGAGGTCTTCACAGGGGAATTTCTCTATACTTTCAGTATTTAAACAACCTTTTGCTTCCCGGTTCACCACTGCTAACATTACCCGCCTTGTTTCCTCGTCCGCTTCTTTCCATCTTCCAGCAGCGAGTAAGTCACGCAACTTCCTATAGTCCATCCCCACAGATGATATTAGTCCCCCCTCCTCGCTTGCGGGGAGGGGGTTAGGGGGTGGGGTTTTTATTTTTAAAGCATGAATAACTTCTTCAACAGATTGATAACGCTGCTTAGGGATAGGATTTGCTAATTTTTCCAGAATCTTACCAAATTCATCACTAACAATATTCCCCGTTAGGTAATCTCGCCATACCCATTCTCCCTCCATCACATCATATAAATCAAAGGGACTGATTTGAGTTAATAAATGCAGACAAGTCACCCCTAAACTATATAAATCACTAATAAATTTAGGTTTCCCCATTAACTGCTCAGGAGCGCAATATTCCGCCGAGCCGATAATTGTTCCTGTAGCTGTGCGCTGTTTTTGCTCTACTACCTTAGCTGCGCCAAAATCCACTAAAAATAATTTATTGTCAGCACTGCGACGAATGATATTTTCTGGCTTAATATCTCGGTGAATTACCTGTTGGTTGTGAACAAACTGCAAAATATCCAACAGTTCTATTAATAATTCTCGAATCTGCTTTTCTGAGAAAACACCATTTTTGTCTAACTCGGCTTGTAGGGTTTCGCCTTTAACAAATTCTTGGACTAAATATTGGCGATTATCTGCGGTGAAATAAGCCATTAATTCTGGAATTTGGGGATGTTTACCCAACTCTTCTAAGCGTTCTGCTTCTTGGCTAAACAACTGCGAAGCCTTTTCAATGCTGTCTGTTCCTTGTGCTTGGGGTAGAAACTGCTTAATCACACAAAACGGTTTTGATGGTTTATCTTCGTCAATGGCGAGAAATGTCCGACCAAAACCCCCTTGTCCTAAAATTGACCCAGGTGCATACCTTTCTCGCAGAAGTAACTTGCTACCGCACTTTTGGCAAAATTGGAAATTATCGGGGTTAGGGTGGAGACACTCAGGATTAAGACATTGACGCATCGACTCAACACCAGGGGTTTGTTATTTATGGCTCTAAAAATTATACATGGTTTCTGAGTAAGTTGGGTTGAGGAATCTAACTTGCTTCGGTGGAGGGTAAAGCAACATTTGCGAGACTTTGTTGGGTTTGACTTCGTACCCCTACGGGGAAGCAAGCTACTACCCAACCTACAATTTTCTACAATTTTCTTAAATTTGACTTTTTACTTCCCGCTAGGGCGATTCCATAAACATAGCGTTTCCTAGTCTAGTGAGGTACTAATTTATCTGTATTTATCTGTATTTATCTGTATTTATCTGTATTTATCTGTGTTCATCTGTGTTCATCTGTGGTCGAATAATTCTTGTAGTACCTATTGAGGTAGGAATAGCTATCAAAAGGTATTTCCTCGCAGATATCGCGTGTGCTTTTGACAAAATTACTGCGATCGCCACTTCTGATGTACAATAGTTCATTCTAATTTTTAATCTTCTAACAACCTCATCAATGCGTCAAGTTCAGGATCTTGTGAGTCTGATAATTGATGCTGTAATTCTAATATTTGATTCTTTAATACTTGCGATGTATAAACCATGTTAGATGATTGAGCAATTTTTAATTGACTTTCTTTGATTCTAATTTTTCTTAAAAGTTCATTTACAGCATCAATTGAGTTATAATCTTGAGAAATCATCGCCTTACACCCATTCAGATATAAAGTTAAACTGGCGAAATATCTAATCTCGCTGGGTTGAAATTTCTACTATAAATTATACATCCTATTGACTCAAACTTGAGCCAAGGCATACAGTTAACTAAGGCTACAATGATTTAGGGTAAAGTCTCAGATTGTCAAAATAAATTTACAAATGTTATTCTATAACGCTAAGGGATTCCCGCCTGTTGAAAAATTTGTTGGGGCGTAATTTGCAGCCCTTCTAATAGAGAATCTTCTAAACTATCTTCACCAGTTTTTGTTTGCGGTCTATTATCAGGATAGAATATTGTCACTGTTTTCGCTCTGGCATCCACAACCCAAACTTCCATCACACCAGCATCAAGGTAATCTGTGGCTTTGGCGCTCATTTGTCCAAAGCTTTGATCGGGTGAGATAATTTCAATGGCTAAGTCTGGAGGTATGGGACAAGGTTCATCTTCGATTACTTCACTAGATAGGCGAGAGTAGGAAACATAAAGCAAGTCTGGTACTGGAACCCAATCTTTATTTTGGCGTTTTAAAGTAACTGCCCATTCAATACCAACTTCACCGCGATTTTCTGCCCACAATGTTAAAAGGGTGTAGATTGTACCTGTTACTCTGGAGTGATATCTTTTTGGTGCCATTTTCGGTTTTGCTTCGCCATCAATTAATTCGTGGGTGATATCCCCGAATGGTAAGGCGAGAAATTCTGAGAGTGTCAGTTGAGATTTAAGTTGAGTCATAGCGTTAGCATGGCTGACTGTTGATTTAATTGTAGTTTGGTAAAGTTGAACTGAACTATCAATGTATTGAGAAAATGCGCTTAATTTTATACAGCAAGCCGGGATGTCATTTGTGTGAGGGTTTACAGGAGAAGTTGGAACAAGTCGAAAATCTCTGTTTTGAGTTGGAAGTTCGGGATATTACGACTCGTGAAGATTGGTTTTTGGCTTATCAGTATGAGGTGCCGGTAATTTGTTTATTGAACCACAGAGGCGCAGAGGACGCAGAGGGGGAGGGGATTGAGGAACGTTTACCGCGTCCTTCTCCTCGTGCTAGTGTGCAGCAGTTGGCGCAATTGTTGAGTAAGTATTTTTCTAATTAGGAAAA encodes:
- a CDS encoding single-stranded-DNA-specific exonuclease RecJ; translated protein: MLNQTFPKPTTTEKHLPNQRWEFYPQQPEFAQNLAMLTNVSPIISQLLINRGITTLEAAQAFLNPESVVLPSPLEEFPDLAASVELLQQAIASQAKIAICGDYDADGMTSTALLLRSLRSLGAQVDYAIPSRMHDGYGINKRIVEEFHSEGVELILTVDNGISAYEPIARARELGLNVIVTDHHDIPPKLPPANAILNPKLIAESSPYRGVAGVGVAYILAVSLAQQLGEIKGLVQPMLALFTLGTIADLAPLTGVNRRWVKRGLKHLPKSNLPGIKALIQVAGLQAREEGAGSREQGAGGKNLGLFPSPSSPKSLKPEDIGFRLGPRINAIGRIGDPQTVIELLTTDDMAIALERATQCELTNISRQQMCEEIEQEAIAYVEAEFVSELPTDRVLVVIQPNWHHGVIGIVASRLVERYGVPVFIGTYEDEKHIRGSARGIPEFNVFDALQYCHDLLGKFGGHKAAGGFSFPVENLPILRSRLSEFANQCLELHHLKPLLKIDAEADFNQLNQPLYQQINALHPCGMENPDPLFWTSGVQVIEQKIVGKGHIKLTLSQTINDQQYKIKAIAWRWQDYFPLPPRVDIAYKLRENHFNGNTTIELELLGVRLPYNHLSQPAINSQRLPISDLFNQSSASPLKTNFQYKQRNYTCGIYQNDVLPELRIKNPEGKVLVMQPGHTIGLLGNNRQDSKEIDISQPQYDHIIQAALQALSALSPELLLSHQKNTD
- a CDS encoding lipase/acyltransferase domain-containing protein; protein product: MKYLPIIYVRGYAGSDKDVEQTVEDPFYGFNYGSAHIRVGAEGKPERFFFESPLLRLITDHGYRPVFDDHHDQQLQNYWKSIWIYRFYDETTQSFGSEKAIRLSMEQIAEGLRELITTVKSKTGASKVYLIAHSMGGLVCRSLIQKIYPEKEEKAIDHIDKFLTYGTPHGGIHFEMGRGLIEKIIDTLRLNNMDDFGLRRMYEYLTPKTQQKLLLPDNFDAQSLNDSFPADRVFSIIGTNARDYEAGGGVAQKAVGSQSDGLVQIEKAYVKQSHRAYIHRTHGGRYGMVNSEEAYQNLQRFFFGDLKVQLSLRDVDLGDRNHTFYQMEVRTALRGLPVAIHEQTIEHYCPITLELTREKPIPLFTAFMVPSYSASADSTCRYAIRLALHSFTQNEPRNWLFGSHIDKLPLWSDYLIVDVTPVDGVYTAKYTWNYDSEEPHIPMTLDRNGDIFLADIVLPERAKRVLGKKAVVHLEIVPWN
- a CDS encoding PEP-CTERM sorting domain-containing protein, giving the protein MKKLALTAAISLCLGLLISEPVKAAKLTVNPTVTFEVIDGGFLGTFDGLGDEIFPNNFDTVVLGFEGESAEFAEFDLTAFSIPPLESITNVIFQAQIFSTQTFGLGSPGGVPPNNLGVFGYVGNGEPDASDLQASTLLNTVDTSTASGGEILRFDVTSFVQNLINNGDTFVGLAVRAQDPGGLTLGGANFPGITPTLIITTVPESSTSLSLLAFGFLGIGAMRKRSVRL
- the sbcD gene encoding exonuclease subunit SbcD, with the translated sequence MIKILHLSDIHMGSGFSHGRMNPATGLNTRLEDFVKTLSRCIDRAIEDTVDLVIFGGDAFPDATPAPYVQEAFASQFRRLVDADIPTVLLVGNHDQHSQGVGGASLNIYRTLGVRGFVVGDTLTTHNIETRNGKVQVITLPWLTRSTLMTRQETEKSSLAEVNELLTERLQVVLEGEIRRLDPDVPTVLLAHLMADNATLGAERFLAVGKGFTLPLSLLTRPCFDYVALGHVHRHQNLNKSNNPPVIYPGSIERVDFSEEKEDKGYVMIELERGSANWEFCPLPVRTFRTIEVDISKAEDPQAALMKAIAKHNIEDAVVRLIYKLRSEQMDIIDSASIHTALTPAHNYTIQAELVSQLARPRIPELTASSSIDPRSALKTYLNNREDLKDIAASMLEAAEKLLANDGEVWLEGATIE
- a CDS encoding GUN4 domain-containing protein, encoding MRQCLNPECLHPNPDNFQFCQKCGSKLLLRERYAPGSILGQGGFGRTFLAIDEDKPSKPFCVIKQFLPQAQGTDSIEKASQLFSQEAERLEELGKHPQIPELMAYFTADNRQYLVQEFVKGETLQAELDKNGVFSEKQIRELLIELLDILQFVHNQQVIHRDIKPENIIRRSADNKLFLVDFGAAKVVEQKQRTATGTIIGSAEYCAPEQLMGKPKFISDLYSLGVTCLHLLTQISPFDLYDVMEGEWVWRDYLTGNIVSDEFGKILEKLANPIPKQRYQSVEEVIHALKIKTPPPNPLPASEEGGLISSVGMDYRKLRDLLAAGRWKEADEETRRVMLAVVNREAKGCLNTESIEKFPCEDLRTIDQLWVKYSNGRFGFSVQKRIYQSLGGTTEYSYDIWKGFADKIGWRKRGGWLYYKHITFNMSAPEAHLPYLSDKIGDKRSTPQCNFWSLLSRRDLYSLPASEDGGLKSSVGMDYSHLRDLLALGKWKEADEETRRVMLAVAKRENKGWLDSKTTDKFPCEDLRTIDQLWVKYSNGRFGFSVQKRIYQSLGGTKECDLKVWEPFGERVGWRKEKSWLNWGDIIFDITAPEAHLPLGVVGSWSIGNVGGGWVGHILSRVESCKLCVPEVINPVNPVQSVTSPPSEVSAPPATIPSQYKILEQLLAAGKWKEADTETTRVMLAVVNRENEGWLNVESIDNFPCEDLRTIDQLWVKYSNGRFGFWLQKRIYQSLGDGGQIWEAFGDKVGWRKGGNWLYYTDITFDIIAPNAHLPLAWGIGDGWGAWPVGSMGGNNWGWDMRMLSLLSRVETCKL
- a CDS encoding Uma2 family endonuclease; this encodes MTQLKSQLTLSEFLALPFGDITHELIDGEAKPKMAPKRYHSRVTGTIYTLLTLWAENRGEVGIEWAVTLKRQNKDWVPVPDLLYVSYSRLSSEVIEDEPCPIPPDLAIEIISPDQSFGQMSAKATDYLDAGVMEVWVVDARAKTVTIFYPDNRPQTKTGEDSLEDSLLEGLQITPQQIFQQAGIP
- a CDS encoding glutaredoxin family protein translates to MRLILYSKPGCHLCEGLQEKLEQVENLCFELEVRDITTREDWFLAYQYEVPVICLLNHRGAEDAEGEGIEERLPRPSPRASVQQLAQLLSKYFSN